One genomic segment of Pelagerythrobacter marensis includes these proteins:
- a CDS encoding N-acetylmuramoyl-L-alanine amidase family protein, whose translation MSMRLQIWLIFLAPPVLLIALYALGLSIPVPHLGRDYVVKIALPEAGDPVGLPKVHGPPDRSRPLVLIDPGHGGKDPGASAANYREKDIALALALALRDRLIADGGVRVALTREDDTFLVLEERPEIARRMNADLFVSIHADSAGEASEASGASIYTLSAQASSEAAARFAERENSADRLNGVRIEGQSADVSAILVELSQRRVQESSAEFARLVVREGEGALVFHPRPRRSAALAVLRAPDVPAVLYEAGFITNPTDAARLTSPESRNRFAEVMARAIRIYFARQAGA comes from the coding sequence ATGTCGATGCGGCTTCAGATATGGCTGATCTTTCTGGCGCCGCCGGTCCTGCTGATCGCGCTATATGCGCTGGGTCTGTCGATTCCCGTACCGCATCTGGGCCGCGACTATGTCGTGAAAATTGCTTTGCCTGAAGCCGGAGATCCGGTGGGCCTGCCGAAAGTTCATGGCCCGCCCGATCGGTCGCGCCCGCTGGTGCTGATCGATCCGGGGCACGGCGGAAAAGACCCCGGGGCGAGTGCCGCGAACTACCGCGAGAAGGACATTGCCCTGGCCCTGGCGCTCGCGCTGCGCGATCGTCTGATCGCCGATGGCGGGGTGCGAGTGGCCCTGACGCGGGAGGATGACACGTTCCTGGTGCTGGAGGAACGCCCCGAAATCGCCCGACGGATGAATGCCGACCTGTTCGTGTCGATCCATGCCGATTCTGCGGGCGAGGCAAGCGAGGCGAGCGGCGCCAGCATTTATACTCTGTCGGCCCAGGCATCGAGCGAAGCCGCGGCGCGCTTTGCCGAACGGGAAAACAGCGCGGACAGGCTCAACGGCGTTCGGATCGAGGGGCAGAGCGCGGATGTTAGCGCGATACTGGTCGAACTGTCGCAGCGCCGCGTTCAGGAATCTTCGGCGGAATTTGCCCGTCTTGTCGTGCGCGAGGGCGAGGGAGCGCTGGTTTTCCATCCCCGGCCGCGCCGTTCGGCCGCCCTGGCCGTGCTGCGCGCACCCGATGTCCCGGCGGTCCTCTACGAAGCGGGCTTCATCACCAACCCGACGGACGCTGCGCGCCTGACGAGCCCGGAATCGCGCAATCGTTTCGCCGAAGTCATGGCGCGGGCGATCCGTATCTATTTTGCCCGTCAGGCTGGCGCCTAG
- a CDS encoding Rne/Rng family ribonuclease, whose translation MATRMLIDARHPEETRVAVLKGNRIEEFDFESAEHRQIKGNIYLAKVTRVEPSLQAAFVDFGGNRHGFLAFSEIHPDYYQIPREDREQLLAEEAEAAEEEARLRAEEEERGDLPGDEYDADDETGGALVEEFAEDGVEEIDTSEKDKVATFEEGQLANGDSDDDDDDDDSDDDGDENRGGSDSRRGRRGRGRRQSKGRPRAKEVDEVRARRQALRRRYKIQDVIQRRQVLLVQVVKEERGNKGAALTTYLSLAGRYTVLMPNSSHGGGISRKISSASDRKRLKQIVGDLKLPRTMGLIVRTAGLQRTKTEIKRDFDYLARLWDEIREKTLSSSAPTLIHSDSDLIKRAIRDIYNREIEEVVVEGEPGYRSAKEFMKLLMPSHARRVKAYSDPVPLFQRYGAEDQLRAMYDPVVQLKSGGYLVINPTEALVSIDINSGRSTKEHGIEQTALATNLEAAKEIARQLRLRDMAGLVVIDFIDMEYNSNNRKVERALKDALKNDRARIQVGRISGFGLMEMSRQRLRTGVLEATTRECPHCDGTGLVRTASSAGLSALRLIEDEAAKGKGTVITLAASTEAAVYLLNSKRDDLVEIERRYGVNVEVVPEGEEEGAKMSVSSSGPKPTEAPKFEPIVDEEEPEAEEIEADTDDRGDDEDDDGNKKRRRRRRGGRGRNKSRNGDDSSENAEDDSDDSDEERDDSQSSGEDEGRPKKRRRRGGRRRRGGRDREDGESEGDGDNGQAADGGDAAEAVAERVSEDMAVAPAPDGESASPDGTEEQASEEAPKPKRRTRRAKTAEEPAEAPARKPRASRAKAKPAAEPANEAAEAPPAEADAEEAPKPKKRTRRKKADEPAAAEAAPAESEQPPEKPKRTRRKKKVEEEPTTEAAAPAQPSGDTAEEAVAEAPAAANDATPADTQDGKDEKSGSPRRGWWQRTFGQ comes from the coding sequence ATGGCAACGCGCATGCTGATCGATGCGCGCCACCCGGAAGAAACACGGGTGGCGGTCCTCAAAGGCAACCGGATTGAAGAATTCGATTTCGAATCCGCCGAACATCGGCAGATCAAAGGCAACATCTATCTCGCCAAGGTAACGCGGGTCGAACCCAGCCTTCAGGCTGCGTTTGTCGATTTCGGGGGTAACCGGCACGGTTTCCTCGCCTTCAGCGAAATTCATCCCGACTACTATCAGATCCCGCGCGAAGACCGCGAGCAGTTGCTGGCGGAAGAAGCCGAAGCGGCTGAAGAAGAAGCGCGCCTGCGCGCCGAGGAAGAAGAGCGCGGCGACCTGCCGGGCGACGAATACGACGCCGACGACGAAACGGGCGGCGCGCTGGTCGAGGAATTCGCGGAAGACGGTGTCGAGGAAATCGACACTTCCGAGAAAGACAAAGTCGCCACGTTCGAAGAAGGTCAGCTCGCCAACGGCGATAGCGACGACGACGATGATGATGACGACAGCGACGATGACGGCGACGAAAACCGGGGCGGATCGGATTCGCGCCGTGGCCGCCGCGGGCGTGGTCGCCGCCAGTCGAAGGGGCGCCCCCGCGCCAAGGAAGTGGACGAAGTCCGCGCCCGGCGTCAGGCCCTGCGCCGCCGGTACAAGATTCAGGACGTGATCCAGCGCCGGCAGGTTCTGCTGGTCCAGGTGGTCAAGGAAGAACGCGGCAACAAGGGTGCGGCACTGACCACTTATCTCAGCCTGGCCGGCCGCTACACCGTCCTGATGCCCAACAGCAGCCACGGCGGCGGTATTTCGCGCAAGATTTCCAGCGCCAGCGATCGCAAGCGGCTGAAGCAGATCGTGGGCGACCTGAAGCTTCCCCGCACGATGGGCCTGATCGTCCGCACCGCCGGCCTCCAGCGCACCAAGACCGAGATCAAACGCGATTTCGACTATCTCGCCCGCCTGTGGGACGAGATTCGCGAGAAGACGCTTTCTTCCAGCGCGCCCACGCTGATCCATTCGGACAGCGACCTGATCAAGCGCGCCATTCGCGACATCTACAATCGCGAGATCGAGGAAGTCGTGGTCGAGGGTGAACCGGGGTATCGCTCGGCCAAGGAATTCATGAAACTGCTGATGCCCAGCCACGCGCGCCGGGTGAAAGCCTATTCCGACCCCGTCCCGTTGTTCCAGCGCTATGGTGCGGAAGATCAGCTGCGGGCGATGTACGACCCCGTCGTCCAGTTGAAGAGCGGCGGCTATCTGGTCATCAACCCGACCGAAGCGCTGGTATCGATCGACATCAACTCCGGCCGTTCGACCAAGGAACACGGTATCGAGCAGACAGCGCTGGCGACCAACCTGGAAGCTGCGAAGGAAATCGCGCGCCAGTTGCGCCTGCGCGATATGGCAGGCCTGGTCGTGATCGACTTCATCGACATGGAGTACAACTCCAACAACCGTAAGGTCGAACGCGCGCTGAAAGACGCGTTGAAAAACGACCGCGCGCGCATCCAGGTCGGCCGCATTTCGGGCTTCGGCCTGATGGAAATGAGCCGGCAGCGCCTGCGTACCGGCGTGCTGGAAGCAACCACCCGCGAATGCCCGCATTGCGACGGCACCGGGCTGGTCCGCACCGCATCCAGCGCCGGCCTGTCCGCACTGCGGCTGATCGAGGACGAGGCCGCCAAGGGCAAGGGCACCGTGATCACACTCGCGGCAAGCACAGAGGCCGCCGTCTACCTCCTCAACTCCAAGCGCGACGATCTGGTGGAGATCGAGCGCCGCTATGGCGTAAACGTCGAAGTCGTGCCGGAAGGCGAGGAAGAAGGCGCGAAGATGAGCGTCTCCAGCTCAGGCCCGAAACCCACCGAGGCGCCGAAGTTCGAGCCGATCGTCGATGAGGAAGAGCCGGAAGCGGAGGAAATCGAAGCCGATACCGATGATCGCGGCGACGATGAGGACGACGACGGCAACAAGAAGCGGCGCCGGCGCCGGCGCGGTGGACGTGGCCGGAACAAGAGCCGAAATGGCGACGATTCGTCCGAAAACGCCGAAGATGACAGCGACGATAGCGACGAGGAACGCGACGACAGCCAGTCCTCGGGCGAAGACGAAGGCAGGCCGAAAAAGCGCCGCCGCCGCGGCGGACGCCGCAGGCGCGGAGGTCGTGATCGCGAGGATGGCGAGAGCGAAGGCGATGGCGACAACGGTCAAGCTGCCGATGGTGGCGATGCAGCCGAGGCAGTCGCTGAGCGTGTAAGCGAAGACATGGCAGTCGCGCCGGCTCCCGATGGGGAGAGCGCATCCCCGGACGGAACCGAAGAGCAGGCGAGCGAGGAAGCTCCGAAGCCGAAGCGGCGCACGCGCCGGGCAAAAACGGCCGAAGAACCTGCAGAAGCTCCCGCCCGCAAGCCGCGCGCCTCCCGGGCGAAGGCGAAGCCTGCCGCAGAGCCTGCAAACGAAGCAGCCGAAGCGCCGCCTGCCGAGGCTGATGCTGAGGAAGCTCCGAAGCCGAAGAAGCGCACCCGGCGCAAGAAGGCGGACGAACCGGCAGCAGCCGAAGCCGCCCCAGCCGAAAGCGAGCAACCGCCCGAAAAGCCGAAGCGCACCCGGCGCAAGAAGAAGGTTGAGGAAGAACCCACGACCGAAGCGGCTGCTCCTGCGCAACCTTCCGGCGACACTGCGGAAGAAGCCGTCGCGGAAGCGCCCGCTGCCGCAAATGACGCAACACCCGCGGATACGCAGGACGGGAAGGACGAGAAGTCCGGCTCCCCCCGCCGCGGCTGGTGGCAACGTACGTTTGGCCAATAG
- a CDS encoding D-alanine--D-alanine ligase family protein, producing MSDSLEALRIPDDAKERVRLLFMAKHVLWGGGMHPEDGNHAIYHHEVRTTLESLGLNLQFANNYKVLFEQPEADFVFPLLNRGGFVNSEMLIPLLCNMHRIPYLGAMPFLRGMGDDKSVSKLAAAHAGVPTAPWFCFRRGGPVLEKDLPPAPGGRWVIKPNASSASWGISDAFDWNGVANAVADIHGQGHDAIVEPYLDGYDIQCAFITIRDEPVPLPMLWYEREDTQKLWTYYEKRDLVQNTEKAALKRFDHAEFAPQIEAMARKVAQEFVPFDYGRIEFRLDLATGDINFIEINLNCNLWSEKVMAKAAAQAGFNHADLIETLLAESWRRSALIAG from the coding sequence ATGTCCGATTCCCTCGAAGCCCTTCGCATCCCGGATGACGCCAAAGAGCGCGTACGCCTGCTGTTCATGGCCAAGCATGTGCTCTGGGGCGGCGGGATGCACCCCGAGGACGGCAATCACGCGATCTACCACCACGAAGTGCGCACGACCCTGGAAAGCCTGGGGCTGAACCTGCAGTTCGCGAACAATTACAAGGTTCTGTTCGAACAGCCCGAAGCCGATTTCGTCTTCCCGCTGCTTAATCGTGGCGGGTTCGTGAACAGCGAGATGCTGATCCCACTGCTGTGCAACATGCACCGCATCCCTTACCTGGGCGCGATGCCGTTCCTGCGCGGCATGGGCGACGACAAGTCCGTCTCCAAACTTGCCGCCGCCCACGCCGGTGTGCCGACAGCACCCTGGTTCTGCTTTCGCCGCGGCGGGCCGGTTCTAGAGAAGGACCTGCCCCCGGCCCCCGGCGGTCGCTGGGTGATCAAGCCCAATGCCTCGTCCGCAAGCTGGGGCATTTCCGACGCATTCGACTGGAACGGTGTGGCCAACGCCGTCGCCGACATCCACGGTCAGGGCCACGATGCCATCGTGGAACCCTATCTCGACGGTTACGATATCCAGTGCGCGTTCATCACCATTCGCGACGAACCCGTCCCGCTCCCCATGCTGTGGTACGAGCGCGAGGATACGCAGAAGCTGTGGACGTACTACGAGAAACGTGACCTGGTGCAGAACACCGAAAAGGCCGCGCTCAAACGTTTCGATCACGCAGAATTCGCCCCGCAAATCGAAGCTATGGCGAGGAAGGTCGCGCAGGAATTCGTCCCGTTCGATTATGGCCGGATCGAATTCCGTCTGGACCTGGCCACCGGCGACATCAATTTCATCGAGATCAATCTCAACTGCAATCTGTGGTCTGAAAAGGTCATGGCGAAGGCCGCCGCACAGGCCGGTTTCAACCATGCCGATCTGATCGAAACGCTGCTGGCCGAATCCTGGCGGCGGAGCGCGCTGATCGCCGGCTGA
- a CDS encoding D-alanine--D-alanine ligase family protein: MTELRPMTIDPATKERLRILFIAKNAMWDGDLHPEDGNHALYHREMRQVLEGLGLDLMLADRFEILFEDPEVDFVFPLLNRAGFFNSEMLCPLLCERKGIPYLGASPILRGLSDDKHLAKRAARVAEVPTAPWAIFRRGAPIDLALVPQGERYVIKPNASSASWGVNDATDLASVERAVADVHALGHDALVEPFLDGSDVEVPVITVRGEPTILPMMIFRQADPSHLRTYQEKRDLVDRSQKYSLDPFENADMAARIADLTRKAWNEYRPFDYGRFEFRVNEDTGEITFLELNLNCNLWSQKVFGRAAALAGWSQSQLIETILAESLVRHGLMAQ; encoded by the coding sequence GTGACCGAACTTCGACCCATGACGATCGACCCGGCGACGAAGGAACGGTTGCGAATCCTGTTCATCGCTAAGAACGCGATGTGGGACGGCGATCTTCACCCCGAAGATGGCAACCACGCGCTCTATCATCGCGAGATGCGCCAGGTGCTCGAAGGGCTCGGCCTCGATCTCATGCTCGCCGACCGGTTCGAGATTCTGTTCGAGGACCCGGAAGTCGACTTCGTCTTTCCGCTCCTCAATCGGGCCGGCTTCTTCAATTCGGAAATGCTGTGTCCTCTTCTTTGCGAGCGCAAGGGCATCCCCTATCTTGGCGCCAGCCCGATCCTGCGCGGGCTTTCCGATGACAAACACCTCGCGAAGCGCGCCGCGCGCGTCGCCGAAGTGCCGACCGCACCCTGGGCGATTTTCCGCCGCGGCGCTCCGATCGACCTGGCACTGGTGCCGCAGGGCGAGCGGTACGTCATCAAGCCCAACGCATCCTCGGCCAGTTGGGGCGTCAACGATGCCACCGATCTTGCCAGCGTGGAACGGGCCGTGGCCGACGTCCACGCTCTGGGACACGACGCTCTGGTCGAACCTTTCCTCGACGGCAGCGACGTCGAAGTGCCCGTCATCACCGTACGAGGCGAGCCTACGATCCTGCCGATGATGATCTTCCGCCAGGCCGATCCCTCGCATTTGCGCACATACCAGGAAAAGCGCGACCTGGTGGACCGCAGCCAGAAATACTCCCTCGATCCTTTCGAGAATGCGGACATGGCCGCACGGATAGCCGACCTGACGCGCAAGGCGTGGAACGAGTATCGGCCGTTCGACTATGGCCGGTTCGAATTCCGCGTGAACGAGGACACAGGCGAGATCACGTTCCTGGAACTCAATCTCAACTGCAATCTCTGGTCGCAGAAGGTGTTCGGCCGTGCAGCAGCCTTGGCGGGATGGAGCCAGTCGCAATTGATCGAAACCATCCTGGCCGAAAGCCTCGTGCGCCACGGGCTGATGGCGCAGTGA
- a CDS encoding succinate dehydrogenase iron-sulfur subunit: protein MATFTLPKNSKISRKGNVHRADGAARVQKFRIYRYDPDSGNNPRYDTFEIDLDDCGPMVLDALIKIKNEVDPTLTFRRSCREGICGSCSMNMNGKNGLACTTAMEDLKGEIRITPLPHMDVVKDLVPDFSHFYAQYASIRPWLQTVSTTPSGKERLQSPEQREKLDGLYECILCACCSTACPSYWWNSDKFLGPAILLQAYRWLADSRDEMTGERLDALEDPFRLYRCHTIMNCANVCPKGLNPAKAIGETKKMLVERQI from the coding sequence ATGGCGACCTTCACCCTCCCCAAGAACTCCAAGATCTCGCGCAAGGGCAATGTTCACCGGGCCGATGGTGCGGCGCGGGTCCAGAAGTTCCGGATCTATCGCTACGACCCCGATAGCGGCAACAACCCGCGTTATGACACGTTCGAGATCGATCTCGACGATTGCGGGCCGATGGTTCTCGACGCACTGATCAAGATCAAGAACGAGGTCGACCCGACGCTGACCTTCCGCCGTTCGTGCCGCGAGGGGATTTGCGGATCCTGTTCAATGAACATGAACGGCAAGAACGGCCTCGCCTGCACCACGGCAATGGAAGATCTGAAGGGCGAAATCCGCATCACCCCCCTGCCCCACATGGACGTGGTGAAGGACCTGGTGCCCGATTTCTCGCACTTCTACGCCCAGTATGCTTCGATCCGCCCGTGGCTGCAGACCGTCTCGACCACGCCCAGCGGCAAGGAACGGTTGCAGAGCCCCGAACAGCGCGAGAAGCTGGACGGCCTCTACGAATGCATCCTGTGCGCCTGCTGCTCCACCGCGTGCCCCAGCTACTGGTGGAATTCGGACAAGTTCCTCGGCCCGGCGATCCTGCTCCAGGCCTATCGCTGGCTGGCCGACAGCCGCGACGAAATGACCGGTGAGCGGCTCGACGCACTGGAAGACCCGTTCCGGCTCTATCGCTGTCACACGATCATGAACTGCGCCAACGTGTGCCCCAAGGGGCTCAACCCGGCCAAGGCGATCGGCGAAACCAAGAAGATGCTGGTCGAGCGCCAGATCTGA
- a CDS encoding PaaI family thioesterase — translation MNSESSAFEYREHPDHPGWHTWRLRDETRFNPVVMGELLVRTEGDRCRLRMFPERRHTNLQDMIHGAVTLALIDISLFAAMRTLTDGDAGPAVTLELSTQFIGAGKVDEPLDAVIEVLRETGRLLFLRGEVVQRDHLVAGFTALVRKASRK, via the coding sequence GTGAACAGCGAATCGTCGGCGTTCGAGTATCGGGAGCATCCCGATCATCCTGGCTGGCACACCTGGCGCCTGCGCGACGAAACGCGGTTCAACCCCGTGGTCATGGGCGAATTGCTGGTGCGGACCGAAGGCGACAGGTGCCGCCTGCGGATGTTTCCCGAGCGGCGGCACACCAATCTGCAGGATATGATCCACGGCGCGGTGACGCTGGCGCTGATCGACATTTCGCTGTTCGCAGCCATGCGGACCCTGACCGATGGCGATGCCGGACCGGCGGTGACGCTGGAGCTTTCAACCCAGTTCATCGGTGCCGGCAAAGTGGATGAACCGCTCGACGCAGTGATTGAGGTTCTGCGCGAAACCGGACGGCTGCTGTTCCTGCGCGGCGAAGTGGTCCAGCGCGATCACCTGGTGGCCGGCTTCACCGCGCTGGTGCGCAAGGCCAGCCGCAAGTGA
- the zapE gene encoding cell division protein ZapE — MSGMLARYEALVAAGELRPDPQQQAAAERLQTLQEALERRGEAGFFDRLLARKPARPRGIYMWGGVGRGKSMLMDLFVETLDIERKRRVHFHAFMLEVDALIREERAKEAGDPVAPAAARIAEGVRCLAFDEMVVNNTADAAIMSRLFTALIRDEGVTVVTTSNRPPRDLYKDGLNRSLFLPFIDLVEDELDVLALNGPVDYRLDRLGEIANWHTPLGPDATAQVREAFFRLTDYKPEDAAHVPSAELDLGGGRTLHVPKSLKGVAVFSFKRLCGENRGAADYLAIARAYHTVIVVGIPIMGPDRRNEAIRFTKLVDALYELRVKLFATADAEPAGLYPSGDGSFEFARTVSRLEEMRSADYMALGHGAES, encoded by the coding sequence GTGAGCGGAATGCTCGCGCGCTATGAAGCGTTGGTGGCGGCGGGGGAACTCCGGCCCGATCCGCAGCAGCAAGCCGCCGCCGAGCGCCTGCAGACCTTGCAGGAAGCGCTGGAACGACGCGGCGAGGCGGGTTTCTTCGATCGCCTTCTTGCCCGCAAGCCGGCTCGCCCCCGCGGCATCTACATGTGGGGCGGCGTGGGCCGCGGCAAGTCCATGCTGATGGACCTGTTCGTGGAAACGCTGGATATCGAGCGCAAGCGCCGGGTTCATTTCCACGCCTTCATGCTCGAAGTCGACGCACTGATCCGCGAGGAACGGGCGAAAGAAGCCGGCGACCCCGTCGCTCCGGCAGCGGCTCGCATTGCCGAAGGGGTCCGGTGCCTCGCGTTTGACGAAATGGTGGTCAACAACACCGCCGACGCCGCGATCATGAGCCGGCTGTTCACTGCCCTGATCCGCGACGAGGGGGTGACGGTGGTCACCACCAGCAACCGCCCCCCGCGCGACCTCTACAAGGACGGGCTCAACCGTTCGCTGTTCCTGCCGTTCATTGATCTGGTGGAGGACGAACTGGACGTCCTGGCGCTCAACGGCCCGGTCGATTACCGACTCGACCGGCTGGGCGAGATCGCCAATTGGCACACACCGCTCGGTCCCGACGCCACAGCCCAGGTCCGCGAGGCTTTCTTCCGCCTGACCGACTACAAGCCTGAAGATGCCGCCCACGTGCCAAGCGCCGAGCTCGATCTTGGCGGCGGACGCACCCTGCATGTGCCCAAGAGCCTGAAGGGCGTCGCCGTGTTCAGCTTCAAGCGGCTATGCGGCGAAAACCGCGGCGCGGCCGACTACCTGGCCATCGCCCGGGCTTATCACACCGTGATCGTGGTCGGCATTCCCATCATGGGGCCGGACCGCCGCAACGAAGCCATTCGCTTCACCAAGCTGGTCGATGCGCTCTACGAACTGCGGGTAAAACTGTTCGCGACAGCGGATGCCGAGCCCGCCGGTCTCTACCCTTCCGGTGACGGCAGCTTCGAGTTTGCGCGGACGGTCAGCCGGCTGGAGGAAATGCGCAGCGCCGATTACATGGCGCTGGGTCACGGTGCGGAGAGCTGA
- a CDS encoding crotonase/enoyl-CoA hydratase family protein — protein MFQLQELDVFYDDDTQTLWTYMNPAGRPSFTPPMLGDFENWQTYIEQGFGPEKTPLRFLVLGSRAPGVFCFGGDLDLFQRLIRERDRDALVRYGHRCCKILYRNMASLDLPMLTVGLVEGAALGGGFEALLSFDYIVAERGATFGLPEIMFGLFPGMGAHALLSRKLGGAMADRLIVSNETYTAEQMYDMGLVHRLAENGQGLATCRDFIKKSERRHAGLVNSRRAMKVAWDLELAELNRITELWADSALQLREQDLKVMGRLVAAQARLAKAA, from the coding sequence TTGTTTCAGCTGCAAGAGCTGGACGTTTTCTACGACGATGACACGCAGACGTTGTGGACATATATGAATCCTGCAGGGCGGCCGAGTTTTACCCCGCCCATGCTGGGCGATTTCGAGAATTGGCAAACCTATATTGAACAGGGTTTCGGCCCTGAAAAGACACCGCTGCGCTTTCTCGTACTCGGCAGCCGTGCACCGGGGGTTTTCTGTTTCGGCGGCGATCTCGATCTTTTCCAGCGCCTGATCCGCGAACGGGATCGCGATGCGCTCGTCCGTTACGGGCACCGTTGCTGCAAGATCCTTTACCGCAACATGGCGTCGCTGGATTTGCCGATGCTGACGGTCGGGCTGGTGGAAGGGGCTGCCCTAGGCGGCGGTTTCGAAGCCCTGTTGTCGTTCGATTACATCGTGGCGGAGCGCGGGGCGACCTTCGGCCTGCCCGAAATCATGTTCGGCCTGTTTCCGGGAATGGGCGCTCATGCCTTGCTGAGCCGCAAACTGGGCGGGGCAATGGCCGACCGGCTGATCGTTTCCAACGAAACCTACACCGCAGAACAGATGTACGACATGGGGCTGGTTCACCGCCTGGCGGAAAACGGGCAGGGCCTCGCGACGTGCCGCGACTTCATCAAGAAGTCGGAGCGGCGCCACGCCGGCCTGGTCAACTCGCGCCGGGCGATGAAAGTCGCCTGGGATCTCGAACTGGCCGAACTCAACCGCATTACCGAGCTATGGGCGGATTCCGCGCTGCAGCTGCGGGAACAGGACCTGAAGGTGATGGGCCGGCTTGTGGCCGCACAGGCGCGTCTAGCCAAGGCAGCCTGA
- a CDS encoding XrtA/PEP-CTERM system amidotransferase, producing the protein MCGIAGIFHCGTPKPVDPERVARMSDALAHRGPDGSGVWTGPGVGLGHRRLSIIDIEGSPQPMHSADGRTTIVFNGEIYNFRELRRELEGQGAQFRTDGDTEVILAAWSRWGIDCLNRLHGMFAFALYDAHRRELVLARDRLGVKPLFTAQLSDGSVAFASELKGLLAHPLLRREADPHAIDDYLAWGYVPDHRSILKGVGKLPAGHYQILRHDAPPAAPVQWWDIDFSRRRGGSTADLSAELLHHMREAVRSRMIADVPLGAFLSGGVDSSAVVALMAESSADPVTTCSIGFDVAALDETQYAEKVARLFATDHHARSVDPDDFSAVDRIAGMFDEPFADASALPTWRVCQLARENVTVALSGDGADEAFAGYRRQVFHAREEQARGIIPGGLRGPLFGGLGAIWPKADWAPRPLRAKTTLLSLAADGADGYARAVGVVPPEARERLYSDRFGRELDGYRAEDAFTRLMREAPARNGLDRAQYADLKFWLPGDILTKVDRTSMNVGLEAREPLLDHRLIEFAAGLPQRQRIRGRQGKWLLKHTMRRYLPDDVLFRPKQGFVTPIAQWLRGPLAGDARAIATGARLARTGWFDPERLSRIAESHISGRSDNSRLLWQLLMLDRSLDNLGISG; encoded by the coding sequence ATGTGCGGCATCGCCGGGATCTTTCATTGCGGCACCCCCAAGCCGGTCGATCCCGAGCGCGTCGCGCGCATGTCGGATGCGCTTGCGCACCGCGGGCCGGACGGCTCGGGGGTATGGACCGGCCCGGGTGTGGGCCTGGGACATCGCCGTCTGTCGATCATCGACATCGAAGGGTCGCCCCAGCCGATGCATTCGGCTGATGGGCGCACGACGATTGTGTTCAACGGCGAGATCTACAATTTTCGTGAGCTGCGCCGCGAACTGGAAGGGCAGGGCGCGCAGTTCCGTACCGACGGTGACACCGAAGTGATCCTCGCGGCATGGTCGCGCTGGGGGATCGACTGCCTGAACCGTCTTCACGGGATGTTCGCCTTCGCGCTCTACGATGCGCATCGGCGCGAACTCGTGCTCGCGCGTGACCGACTGGGGGTAAAGCCGCTGTTCACCGCTCAGCTGAGCGATGGCAGCGTGGCATTCGCTTCCGAACTCAAGGGCCTGCTTGCCCACCCTCTGCTGCGGCGCGAAGCCGATCCCCATGCGATCGACGATTATCTGGCCTGGGGCTACGTGCCCGATCACCGCTCGATCCTGAAAGGGGTGGGGAAGCTGCCTGCTGGCCATTACCAGATCTTGCGGCATGACGCTCCCCCTGCGGCGCCTGTCCAGTGGTGGGATATCGACTTCAGCCGGCGTCGCGGCGGCTCGACTGCGGACCTGTCGGCGGAATTGCTCCACCACATGCGCGAAGCCGTGCGTTCGCGCATGATCGCGGACGTGCCGCTTGGTGCGTTCCTGTCGGGCGGTGTGGATTCGTCCGCCGTGGTAGCGCTGATGGCGGAAAGCAGCGCCGATCCGGTCACCACATGTTCGATCGGCTTCGATGTCGCAGCGCTGGACGAGACGCAATATGCAGAAAAGGTGGCGCGCCTGTTCGCCACCGATCATCATGCGCGATCGGTCGATCCCGATGATTTCTCGGCGGTCGACCGGATCGCCGGAATGTTCGACGAACCGTTTGCCGATGCTTCGGCCCTGCCGACCTGGCGCGTCTGCCAGCTCGCGCGCGAGAATGTGACGGTTGCCCTCTCGGGCGATGGTGCGGACGAGGCGTTTGCCGGATATCGTCGCCAGGTCTTCCACGCGCGGGAGGAACAGGCCCGGGGGATCATTCCCGGCGGCCTTCGCGGCCCCCTGTTCGGCGGCCTGGGCGCGATCTGGCCGAAGGCCGACTGGGCTCCGCGTCCGCTGAGGGCGAAGACGACCCTGCTGTCTCTCGCCGCGGATGGTGCGGACGGTTATGCGCGCGCGGTTGGCGTCGTCCCCCCGGAAGCCCGCGAACGGCTCTATTCAGATCGGTTCGGGCGCGAACTTGATGGGTATCGCGCAGAGGATGCCTTTACCCGGCTGATGCGCGAAGCACCGGCGCGCAATGGCCTCGACAGGGCGCAATATGCCGATCTCAAATTCTGGCTGCCCGGCGATATCCTTACCAAGGTCGATCGAACCAGCATGAATGTCGGGCTGGAAGCGCGCGAGCCGCTGCTGGACCATCGTCTGATCGAATTTGCCGCCGGGCTACCTCAGCGGCAGCGGATCCGCGGTCGTCAGGGCAAGTGGCTGCTCAAGCATACCATGCGGCGTTACCTGCCCGATGACGTGCTGTTTCGCCCGAAGCAGGGCTTCGTCACCCCGATCGCGCAATGGCTGCGTGGGCCGCTGGCGGGCGATGCGCGTGCCATTGCGACAGGGGCCCGGCTGGCGAGAACCGGGTGGTTCGATCCCGAACGGCTCTCGCGAATTGCCGAATCGCATATCTCCGGTCGTTCGGACAACTCGCGCCTGCTTTGGCAACTCCTGATGCTCGATCGCTCGCTGGACAATCTGGGGATTTCGGGCTGA